Proteins encoded in a region of the Nocardia asteroides genome:
- a CDS encoding nitroreductase/quinone reductase family protein — translation MSEHASSENPYGTPTTSGPEPIPSYQSVVNRVVRTLLRVPGLSGIVGKRLMVLHVVGRKSGTVYDVPVAYTRHGDTLLIGTALRPWVKNLRAGEPVRASFGGKPRTFDPVVHTSEADVLRLYEVIARDNKQNAQYNGIGFTADGEPSKADIYQTWQQGGVVVELTPH, via the coding sequence ATGAGTGAGCACGCGTCGTCCGAAAACCCCTATGGCACACCGACCACGTCCGGTCCCGAGCCCATTCCGTCGTATCAGTCCGTGGTGAATCGGGTCGTACGGACGCTGCTGCGCGTCCCGGGCCTCTCCGGCATCGTCGGCAAACGATTGATGGTCCTGCACGTCGTCGGACGCAAGTCGGGCACGGTCTACGACGTGCCGGTGGCCTACACCCGGCACGGCGACACCTTGCTGATCGGTACCGCCCTGCGGCCGTGGGTGAAGAACCTCCGGGCGGGCGAGCCCGTGCGGGCTTCGTTCGGCGGCAAGCCGCGCACGTTCGATCCGGTTGTCCACACCTCCGAGGCCGACGTGCTGCGGCTCTACGAAGTCATCGCGCGGGACAACAAGCAGAACGCGCAATACAACGGTATCGGCTTCACCGCCGACGGTGAGCCCTCGAAGGCCGACATCTATCAGACCTGGCAGCAGGGCGGCGTCGTGGTGGAACTGACGCCGCACTGA
- a CDS encoding TIGR00266 family protein yields the protein MKVQLRHSPASAVARCFLAGGEPMRVESGAMVAHSAGVTLQAKAEGGILAGLKRSVLAGESFFVSTFTAPAQGGWVDVAPALPGDMLNLQITPDRPFFISRGGWIANSHGVQVESKWGGFANLFGGEGGFGLRAHGEGEIVVGVFGAVDVIDLQPGEPITIDTGHVVAYDLAMNFTMRRAVSGRSIQSLKSGEGFVFDFTGPGRVLLQTRNPGAFAAWAGSSASSS from the coding sequence ATGAAGGTACAACTGCGCCACAGTCCTGCCTCCGCCGTCGCTCGGTGCTTCCTGGCAGGCGGCGAGCCGATGCGCGTCGAGAGCGGCGCCATGGTGGCCCACTCGGCGGGAGTCACGTTGCAGGCCAAGGCCGAGGGCGGCATCCTGGCCGGGCTGAAGCGGTCGGTGCTGGCCGGGGAATCGTTCTTCGTCTCGACCTTCACCGCGCCGGCGCAGGGCGGATGGGTCGATGTGGCGCCCGCGCTCCCCGGCGACATGCTCAACCTGCAGATCACCCCGGACCGGCCGTTCTTCATCAGCCGCGGGGGCTGGATCGCCAATTCGCATGGCGTGCAGGTGGAAAGCAAATGGGGAGGTTTCGCCAATCTGTTCGGCGGCGAGGGCGGGTTCGGCCTGCGCGCGCACGGCGAGGGCGAGATCGTGGTCGGTGTGTTCGGCGCGGTCGATGTGATCGACCTGCAGCCGGGCGAGCCGATCACGATCGACACCGGCCATGTGGTCGCCTACGACCTGGCGATGAATTTCACTATGCGGCGAGCGGTTTCGGGCCGCTCGATCCAGTCGTTGAAGTCCGGCGAGGGCTTCGTCTTCGACTTCACCGGCCCCGGCCGGGTGTTGCTGCAGACCCGCAATCCCGGTGCGTTCGCCGCGTGGGCCGGGTCGTCGGCCTCGTCCAGCTGA
- a CDS encoding arsenate reductase family protein, translating into MTSRQTEIWHNPRCTKSRNATAFLDEAGVDYTVRKYLDQPPTAAELREVLRRLGAEPWDITRTGEQIAEDLGMASWTRTAADRERWIEALVGHPKLIQRPIVLTADGRAVLARDDATLRDLL; encoded by the coding sequence ATGACTTCCCGGCAGACCGAGATCTGGCACAACCCGCGGTGCACCAAAAGCCGCAATGCCACGGCGTTCCTGGACGAGGCCGGTGTCGACTACACCGTGCGGAAGTATCTGGACCAGCCGCCGACCGCCGCCGAGTTGCGCGAGGTGCTGCGGCGGCTGGGCGCCGAACCATGGGACATCACCCGCACCGGCGAGCAGATCGCCGAGGATCTCGGCATGGCGAGCTGGACGCGGACCGCCGCGGACCGGGAACGCTGGATCGAAGCGCTGGTCGGGCATCCGAAGCTGATCCAGCGCCCCATCGTGCTGACCGCTGACGGCCGGGCGGTGCTGGCCCGCGACGACGCCACGCTGCGCGACCTGCTCTGA
- a CDS encoding aspartate aminotransferase family protein, protein MCCSIQVRRGNAPMSGSDHVFYPWSAQAELNPAPITGAFGSYFWDENGKRYLDFSSQLVNVNIGHQHPDIVAAIVAQAQRLATISPTVGNDVRSELARLIVERAPGDLNRILFTTGGAEAVEHAVRLARSYTGRTKMLAAYRSYHGGTGVAIGLTGEPRRWGAEPTNVDVVRFFGPYPYRSPWGTAGPEEETAAALAHLRQVIELEGPQHIAGLILETVVGTNGVLVPPPGYLAGVRALCDEFGIVYIADEVMVGFGRVGEWFAVQAFGVEPDIITFAKGVNSGYVPLGGVLMAERIAQRYDHVAYPGGLTYAGHPLACAAGVASIAVFEREEILDHVRTVGADVLGKGLHELAGRHPSVGEVRGLGFFWALELVRNPRTRQPLVPFAAAGADAAPMAAVTAAAKERGLWPFNAGNRFQIAPPLTTTADELRTGLEIVDEVLEVADGYVEAS, encoded by the coding sequence ATGTGCTGTTCTATCCAGGTTCGAAGGGGGAATGCGCCTATGAGCGGGTCAGATCACGTCTTCTATCCGTGGAGCGCACAGGCCGAGTTGAATCCGGCCCCGATCACCGGGGCGTTCGGCTCGTACTTCTGGGATGAGAACGGCAAGCGCTATCTCGACTTCTCCTCCCAGCTGGTCAACGTGAACATCGGGCACCAGCATCCGGACATCGTCGCCGCGATCGTCGCCCAGGCGCAGCGGCTGGCGACCATCTCGCCGACGGTCGGCAACGACGTGCGCAGCGAGCTGGCACGGTTGATCGTCGAGCGGGCGCCGGGGGACTTGAACCGAATCCTGTTCACCACGGGCGGCGCGGAGGCCGTCGAGCACGCGGTGCGCCTGGCGCGAAGCTATACCGGACGCACGAAAATGCTTGCCGCGTATCGCTCCTACCATGGCGGCACGGGTGTCGCGATCGGCCTGACGGGGGAACCGCGCCGCTGGGGCGCGGAGCCGACAAACGTCGACGTGGTGCGCTTCTTCGGGCCCTACCCGTACCGCTCACCGTGGGGCACGGCCGGTCCCGAGGAGGAGACCGCCGCGGCGCTGGCGCACCTGCGGCAGGTCATCGAGCTGGAAGGCCCCCAGCACATTGCGGGGCTGATCCTGGAAACGGTCGTCGGCACCAACGGTGTGCTCGTGCCGCCGCCCGGTTACCTCGCGGGTGTACGGGCGTTGTGCGACGAATTCGGCATCGTCTACATCGCCGACGAGGTGATGGTCGGATTCGGCCGCGTAGGCGAATGGTTCGCGGTGCAGGCGTTCGGCGTCGAGCCGGACATCATCACCTTCGCCAAGGGGGTGAACTCCGGCTATGTCCCGCTCGGTGGCGTACTCATGGCGGAACGCATCGCGCAGCGCTACGACCACGTGGCGTATCCGGGCGGCCTCACCTACGCCGGGCACCCTCTGGCCTGCGCGGCGGGCGTGGCCTCGATCGCGGTGTTCGAGCGCGAGGAAATCCTGGATCACGTGCGGACGGTAGGCGCCGACGTACTCGGAAAGGGATTGCACGAACTCGCCGGTCGCCATCCGAGCGTCGGCGAGGTCCGTGGACTCGGCTTCTTCTGGGCGCTGGAGCTGGTTCGCAACCCGCGCACCAGGCAGCCGCTGGTCCCCTTCGCCGCGGCGGGCGCGGACGCCGCACCGATGGCCGCGGTCACCGCGGCGGCGAAAGAGCGCGGGTTGTGGCCGTTCAACGCGGGCAATCGTTTCCAGATCGCGCCGCCGCTGACCACGACGGCCGACGAACTGCGGACCGGGCTGGAAATCGTCGACGAAGTACTCGAGGTGGCCGACGGCTACGTCGAGGCGAGCTGA